In Pseudoroseomonas cervicalis, the DNA window AGCTGCCGGAGCACTACCCGGTGCAGCCCGAGGCCTACCGGGAATTCCTGCGCTATCGCGGCGGCAGCCAGGCGCAGGTGAAGGCGCTGGATTTCGCGGCGCTGGTGGCGGCGCATATCCCGGCCTGGCTGCAGCGCCATCTGGCCGCCGCCATGCCCGACGCCGCCTATGCCGAGGAAGCGCAGGAGACGCTGCAGGAGCTGCTGGAGCGGCTGGAGGTGCGCCGCCGCCGTCCGCCCCAGGCCCCCAAGCCGGGGGCGCCGAAGCCGGAGGCCGACGCCGCGCCGCAGCCCGCCGGCGAGGCGAAGCCGCCGCAGGCGGACACGGCCGAGCCCGCCGCCCCGGCCGCGCCGAAGCCGCCGGCGCTGGAGCAGGCGCCGCAGCTGATCCTGCTGCGCGACGCGGCGGAGATCGCCGATCGCGACCTGGCGCAGCGCGCCGCCGCCTACTACCCGCAGACGCATCAGCTGCACGTCAACCTGACCTATCCGGCCATCGCCACCCTGGCCGAGCGGCTGCGCGCCCTGGCGCCGCCGGGGGCGGAGCCGGAGGAGGTGTCGCGCGCCGCGCTGATGGTGGCCGAGCGCGCCATGGTGCTGCGCATCGCCCGCGCGCTCGCCCATGGGCTGGCCAAGCGCGACCAGCCCGGCGCCTGGAAGGAGGCGCAGCTGCGCGCCCTGCTCTCGCCCGAGAGCCTGACGCTGGCGGCGGAGGATATCGACACGGGCTGGCTGGATTCGGAGCAGGCGATGCGCACCGCGCTGCTGATGGTGGGCGCCGCGACCGATTGAGGCGGCGGCGCCGGGCGGTCGGCCGCCCGGCGCATCCAGGGCCAGGGCAGTGCCCCGGCGCCGGAGCGCCCGGTCCCGGCACGTGCCGGACCGCCCCTCCGCCCGTCCTGCCGCGCCCCGCTGGCCCACGCGGCGGCGGCAGCCCGAAAGAAAAGCGGGGAAGACTAGTCTATCTGCAGGCCGGTGCGGGCGACCACGGCCTGGAACCAGGCGAATTCCTCGGTGAGGAAGGCGCGGGTGCTGTCGGGCGTGCTGTCGTCGCGCGGATCGGTGCCGGAGGAGGAGAGGCGTTCGCGCACCGCCGGTTCGCGCAGCGCGGCATTGGCGGCGCGGTTCAGCGCGGCGGCGATATCGGCCGGCATGTCCTTCGGCCCGACCAGGGCGGTCCAGGTGGAGAGCTCGTATTCGGCCACACCGGCCTCGGCGAGCGTCGGCACATCGGGGAAGTTGCGGTCGCGCGCGCGCGTCGTCACCGCCAGCAGGGTCAGCGCGCCATCGCGGATCTGGCCGACGATGGAGGCGATCTGGTCGATGGCGAACAGCACCTCCTGCTTCATCAGCGCCTCGGCCACCGAGCTGCCGCCACGATAGGGGATGTGGTTGGCCGGCGCCTCGGCCAGCTTGCTGAACAGCGCCCCGGCCAGATGCGCGACGCCGCCGACGCCGGAGCTGGCATAGCCGTCGCGCCCACCACCCTCGCGCAGGCGCGCCACCAGCTGCGGCACGCTGCGGATGCCCGACGCCGTGGGCACCACCAGCCCCATGGCGCTGGTGCCGACCACGGCGATGGGGGTGAAATCCTCGGCCGGGTTGTAGCGCGCCACCTTGGGCTGCGCCGCCGGCGCCACCGCCAGGGTGGAGGCCGAGCCGACCAGCAGGGTGTAGCCATCCGGCCGGGCGCGGCGGACGAAATCGGCGCCCAGCGCGGAGCCGGCGCCCGGCTTGTTCTCGACCACGGCGCGGCCGCCCTCGACCAGCAGCGGGCCCATGCGGTCGGCCAGCACGCGGCCGGCCAGGTCGGTGGCGCCGGCCGGGGCGAAGGGCACGATGATGGTGATGGTGCGGTCCGGGAAGGCGGCGAGGGCCGGGCCGGCGGCGAAGGGCAGCGCGGCGCCGGCCAGCGCCAGGCGCCCCAGGGCGCGGCGGGACAGGGCGAGGCGGGACGGGCCGGGGCCGGTCGCCTCGGCCAGGGTGTGCGGGGCCATGGGCGCGCGGGCAGGGCTGCGCATGGACGATCCTCCTTTGTGACTTCTTGCCCGCATGCTCGGTCCCGTCGGCAATGGAGTCAACGATATTGTCGACAATCCCGTCGCCGATTATGGTGCGGAGGCCGGGCCAGCCCCGGCCCGTTCAGGAGCGCCCATGGCCGAGCCCGCCCGCGACGACACCCCCACCCCCCTGCCCGCCGCCATCGCGGCGGCGCTGGAGGAGGACATCGTCTTCGGCCGGCTGCACCCGCGGGAGCGGCTGGTGGAGGAGGAGCTGACCGCGCGCTTCCGCGCCACCCGCCACGCCATCCGCCAGGCGCTGTCGGAGCTGGAGCGGATGGGCCTGGTCGAGCGCATTCCCAACCGGGGCGCGCTGGTGAAGGCCTACAGCCTGGCCGAGGTGGAGCAGCTCTACGCGCTGCGCGCCCTGCTGGAGCGCGAGGCGGCGCGGCAGATGCCGCTGCCCCCGCCGGAGGAAGCGCTGGCCGCGCTGCGCGGCGTGCAGGCCGCGCATGACCGCGCGGTGGCGGAGGGCGATGCCCGCGCCGCCTTCCGCGCCAATCTGGCCTTTCACCGCGCCTTCTTCGGCTGCTGCGGCAATGCCTTCCTGGCCGAGACCATCGAGCATCTGGCGCTGCGCGCGCATGCCATCCGCTTCGCCGCCGTGCCCGACCCGGCGGCCCTGGCCCGCGCGCGGGAGGAACACCACGCCATGCTGGCGGCGCTCGAGGGCGCCGACCGCGACGCGCTGCTGCGCCTGTGCGAGGCGCATCTGGTGCCCTCCCGCCAGGCCTATCTGCGCGCCCAGGCCGCCTTCCTGGCCTGATCTTTTCCGGTTTTTGTTCGCCCCTTTCCCTGCCCGCCCCCTTCCCTGCCTGCCCTGAGGAAACGCCCATGACCGACAAGAACGACGCCCCCGACGCTGTGGGCCTGACCCGCGGCCTGACCAACTATGGCGACCGCGACTTCGCCCGCTATCTGCGCCTGTCCATGGCGCGCTCCATGGGCCTGTCCTCCGATCTGCTGAAGAAGCCGGTGGTCGGCATCGCCGCCACCTATTCCGAGTTCAACAACTGCCACCGCCTGGTGCCGGAGCTGGTGGCGGCGGTGAAGCGCGGCGTGCTGGCCTCGGGCGGCCTGCCGCTGGAATTCCCCACCATCTCGCTGGGTGAGGTGTTCCTGAACCCGACCAGCCTGTTCTTCCGCAACCTGATGTCGATCGACACCGAGGAGATGGTGCGCGGCCAGCCGATGGATGCGGTGGTGCTGGTGGGCGGCTGCGACAAGACGGTGCCGGCGCAGCTGATGGGCGCCGTCTCCGCCAATGTCCCGGCCATCCAGGTGGTGACGGGGCCGATGATGACCGGCCGCTGGCGCGGCGAGCGGCTCGGCGCCTGCACCGATTGCCGCCGCTTCTGGGCCAAGTTCCGCGCCGGCGAGATCGACCAGGACACCATCGAGGAGGTGGAGGGCAACCTGGCCACCACCGCCGGCACCTGCGCGGTGATGGGCACCGCCTCCACCATGGCCTCGCTGGCCGAGGCGCTGGGCATGATGCTGCCCGGCACCGCCGCCATCCCCGCCGTGCATGCCGACCGCATCCGCGCCGCCGAGGCCTCCGGCGCCGCCGCGATGATGCTGGCGGCGAAGCAGATCACCCCGGACCGGATCGTCACCGAGAAATCGGTGGAGAATGCGCTGCGCGTGCTGCTGGCGATCGGCGGCTCGACCAACGCCATCATCCATTTGACCGCCATCGCCGGCCGCGCCGGCGTGACCATCGACCTGAACCGGCTGAACGAGCTGTCCGACACCACCCCCGTGCTGGTCGACCTGAAGCCCACCGGCCCCTTCTACATGGAGGATCTGCACGTGGCCGGCGGCATCGGCGCCGTGCTGCGGGAACTCAAGCCGCTGCTGCATCTCGACGCGCTGACCGTCTCCGGCGAGACGCTGGGCGAGCGGCTGGCGGCCGAGCCGGGCTTCGTCGACCGCGCCGTCGTCCGCACGCGGGAGGAGCCGCTGCAGCCCGAGGGCGGGCTGGTCGCGCTGTTCGGCTCGCTCGCCCCGCGCGGCGCCATCCTCAAGCGCGCCGCCGCCGACCCGAAGCTGTTCGAGAAGGAGGCCCGCGCCGTGGTCTTCACCTCGCTCGAGGATCTGGCCGCGCGCATCGACGACCCGGATCTGGACGTGACGGCGGATGACATGCTGGTGCTGCAGAATGCCGGGCCGCTCTCGCCCTCCGGCATGCCGGAGGCGGGCTACCTGCCGATCCCGTCCAAGCTGGCGCGGGCGGGGGTGAAGGACATGGTGCGCATCTCGGATGCCCGCATGTCCGGCACCGCCTATGGCACCATCGTGCTGCATGTCTCGCCCGATTCCGCCTCCGGCGGGCCGCTCGGCCTGGTGCGCAATGGCGACCGCATCCGCCTCTCGGTGAAGGAGCGGCGCATCGACCTGCTGGTGGCCGAGGACGAGCTCGCCCGCCGCCGCGCCGAGCTGCCGGCCGCGCCGCCGCCGCCCAAGCGCGGCTATGCGCGCCTCTACAAGGAGCAGGTGCTGCAGGCCGATGAGGGCTGCGATTTCGACATGCTGCGCGCCGACCCGTCGCGCTGAGCCACGACACCGGCCGGGCTCCCTCCCGGCCGGGCACACCCCCCCTTGGCTTCGGCGCGGCCGGTCCTATCTTCAGCGCCGGGAGGACGACCTCCCCGCGCACCGATCACGGCAGGGACGGCCCCGCCACCTTTCACAAGGGGGCCGCCCTTCATGGCCTGGATCTATCTCCTCTTCGCCGGATTGCTCGAAATCGGCTGGGCCGTCGGGCTGAAATACGCCCATGGCTTCACCCGGCTGGTGCCCAGCCTGCTGACCATCGCCAGCATGGCCGCCAGCCTGGCGCTGCTCGGCCTGGCGCTGCGCAGCCTGCCGCTCGGCAGCGCCTATGCCATCTGGACCGGCATCGGCACGGTGGGCACCGCCCTCCTCGGCATCGCCCTGTTCGGGGAGCCCGCGACGGCCGCCCGGCTGCTCTGCATCGCCATGATCGCCGGCGGCATCATCGGGCTGAAGCTGGTCTCCTGACCGGCCGGGCCGGGGGAATCCCCTCCCCCGGCCTTGTCTTTCCGCCAGCCCCTGGCAGGAATGCACCTCCTAAGGTTTCCGGACGAGGCAGGCACGATGGCGGTGGCCCCCAATCTGATCGCGGCGGTGGACGAGGCGCGCCAATGGCGCCGGCTGATGGAGATGGCCGAGCTCGGCGCCATCCCCGGCCCAACGCCCGAGGACCGCGGCGTCAACCGCCCCTGCCTCTCGGCCCTGGACCGGGTGGCCCGCCGCAAGCTGATCGGCTGGGCCACGGAGCTGGGCCTGACCGTCGCCACCGATGAGCTCGGCAACCTGTTCCTGCGGCATGAGGGCAGCGACCCGGGCGCCGCCCCGGTGCTGACCGGCAGCCATATGGACAGCCAGCCCAATGGCGGCCGCTTCGACGGCATCTGGGGCGTGCTGGCCGGGCTGGAGGCGGTGCAGGCCATCCGCGAGGCCGGCATCACCACCCGCCACCCGATCGAGGTGGTGGCCTGGACCAATGAGGAAGGCGGCCGCTTCGCCCCCGGCTGCATGGGCAGCATGGCCTGGAGCGGCTTCCAGCCCCCCACCGCCTGGGATGCGGTGACCGACCCGGAGGGCATCACCTTCCGCGCCGCCCTGGACGAACACCTGGCGGCCGAGGCCGACCTGCCGCGCCGCCCGCTCGGCGCCTATCGCCCGCACGCCTATGTCGAGGCGCATATCGAGCAGGGCCCGCGCCTGGAATCCGGCGGGCTGGATATCGGCATCGTCACCGGCATCCAGGGCAGCCGCTGGTTCACCGTCGAGATCCGCGGCAAGACCGACCATGCCGGCACCACCCCGCTCGGCCAGCGCCAGGACGCGGTGCAGGACATGGTCCGCGCCATCACCGCGCTGAACGCGCTGATGCACGACCCGAAGGACGTGCTGCGCTTCACCGTGGGCAAGGTGGAGGTCTTCCCCAACGCCTCCAACACGGTGGCCGACCTGGCGCGCTTCTCGATCGATTTCCGCCACCCGCAGGCCGAGGTGCTGCTCAAGCGCGGCGATGCCATTCCGGGCGTCATCCAGGCGGCGCTGCGCGACTGCACCGCGACGGTGACGGAGCGCTTCCACGCGCTTCCCGTGACCTTCCAGCCCGAGGTGCCGGATGCGGTGGAACGCGCCGCGCGCGCCCAGGGGCTGGGCGCGCTGCGCCTGCCCTCCGGCGCCTTCCACGACGCGCAATTCATGGTGCCGCTCTGCCCGACGGGCATGATCTTCGTGCCCTGCCGCGGCGGCGTCAGCCACCACCCGTCGGAATATTCGACGCCGGAACAGCTGGCCAAGGGCACGCGGGTGCTGGCGGCGGCGCTGGTGGATCTGGCGAAGTAAAGGAAAAAGGGTTCTTTTTTGTAAAAAAGAACCAAAAAACTTTTGTCAGTTGGCGTCCCGCATAGAGCCTGAGGCGGGACGCAAACTGACAAAGTCTTTTTGCTTCTTTTTCTTCAGAAAAAGAAGATTCTTACCAGCGCCGCGGCGGCCCGCAATCGAGATGCACGAAGCCCTCGCGCCGGTACAGCCCGACGCCGCCCACCTGCATCTGCGCCGCCGTCCGCGCCACCCCGAACGCATCCCGCCCCGGCAGGCGGAAATCCGCCGCCATGCCCGACATGTGCAGGCTCACCGTCGAGACGCGGCGGGAACGGCGGGCATTGTTGGCATTGTGCTCCGGCGTGCGGTAGCCGCTGGAGATGACGAAGGCCTCGCTGGCCTCCAGCCGCTCCGCCACCGTGTGCAGCACGTCGAACAGCCGCGGATCCATCGGCGTCACCTCGGACGCCGAAAGATCGCGGAACACCCAGTCCAGCTTGTGCAGCGCCTCGCGGTCATAACGCCCGTCGCGGAAATACACGCCGTCGAAGCTGTCCTCCGTATAGGCGCGCTGCACCTTCAGGCTGCGCACCGGCGCCAGCGGCGCCGCCGCGGCGCGGCGGGACGGCAGGGCGGTGGCGCCGAGCAGGCCGAGGCCCGCGGCGATCACCTCCCGTCGCCCGGCCATGGCCGGGTCGCAGCAGGGGCAGGAAGGGGCAGCGTGACGTTTGAAAAAGGGCATTACTCGATCGTGGTGGCTGGCGGGGAAAGCGGGGCGGCGCCGGGCTCCGCGCGCACCGGGGTGGCGCTGGCCTGGCGGGTCGGCGCCGGCGCGGTGGCGGGCGCGCTGCGCGCCTCGCGCGGCGCCGGGGCGGCGCTGCGGGCGACGGGGGTCTGGGCCGGGGCGGCCGGCGCGGCGGCCGGGCGGCGCTGGTCCAGCAGCCGCAGATAGGCCGCGTCCAGCCCATAGATGTCGGAGAGCAGGCGCGCCTGGCCCTGCTCCACCACCACCGTCTCATAGGCCAGCCGCACCGGCCAGGCGCGCGGCAGGCTGAGGAAGCTGGTCTGCCGGCTGTCCAGCGCGCGCTGGGCGCGCTCCCGGTTCCAGCCGGGCACGCCCTCCAGCACCAGGTCGAGCAGCTCCATCGGCTGGCTCAGCCGGATGCAGCCGGAGGAGAGCGCGCGGTCGGCGCGGCCGAACAGGTGGCGGTCGGGCGTGTCGTGCAGATAGATGTCGTCGCCATTCGGCATGACGAATTTCAGCCGGCCCAGCGCGCTGACATCGCTGGCATCCTGCCGCACGATATAGGGGAAGCGCTGCGGGTTCACCGACGCCCAGTCGACCGTCATCGGGTCGACCTCCACCCGCTCGCCGCCGACCACGGTGAACAGGCGGAAGCCCTTCTCCATCATGGCGCGCGGGT includes these proteins:
- a CDS encoding tripartite tricarboxylate transporter substrate binding protein translates to MRSPARAPMAPHTLAEATGPGPSRLALSRRALGRLALAGAALPFAAGPALAAFPDRTITIIVPFAPAGATDLAGRVLADRMGPLLVEGGRAVVENKPGAGSALGADFVRRARPDGYTLLVGSASTLAVAPAAQPKVARYNPAEDFTPIAVVGTSAMGLVVPTASGIRSVPQLVARLREGGGRDGYASSGVGGVAHLAGALFSKLAEAPANHIPYRGGSSVAEALMKQEVLFAIDQIASIVGQIRDGALTLLAVTTRARDRNFPDVPTLAEAGVAEYELSTWTALVGPKDMPADIAAALNRAANAALREPAVRERLSSSGTDPRDDSTPDSTRAFLTEEFAWFQAVVARTGLQID
- a CDS encoding M20 family metallo-hydrolase; this translates as MAVAPNLIAAVDEARQWRRLMEMAELGAIPGPTPEDRGVNRPCLSALDRVARRKLIGWATELGLTVATDELGNLFLRHEGSDPGAAPVLTGSHMDSQPNGGRFDGIWGVLAGLEAVQAIREAGITTRHPIEVVAWTNEEGGRFAPGCMGSMAWSGFQPPTAWDAVTDPEGITFRAALDEHLAAEADLPRRPLGAYRPHAYVEAHIEQGPRLESGGLDIGIVTGIQGSRWFTVEIRGKTDHAGTTPLGQRQDAVQDMVRAITALNALMHDPKDVLRFTVGKVEVFPNASNTVADLARFSIDFRHPQAEVLLKRGDAIPGVIQAALRDCTATVTERFHALPVTFQPEVPDAVERAARAQGLGALRLPSGAFHDAQFMVPLCPTGMIFVPCRGGVSHHPSEYSTPEQLAKGTRVLAAALVDLAK
- a CDS encoding DUF882 domain-containing protein, which encodes MAGRREVIAAGLGLLGATALPSRRAAAAPLAPVRSLKVQRAYTEDSFDGVYFRDGRYDREALHKLDWVFRDLSASEVTPMDPRLFDVLHTVAERLEASEAFVISSGYRTPEHNANNARRSRRVSTVSLHMSGMAADFRLPGRDAFGVARTAAQMQVGGVGLYRREGFVHLDCGPPRRW
- a CDS encoding dihydroxy-acid dehydratase yields the protein MTDKNDAPDAVGLTRGLTNYGDRDFARYLRLSMARSMGLSSDLLKKPVVGIAATYSEFNNCHRLVPELVAAVKRGVLASGGLPLEFPTISLGEVFLNPTSLFFRNLMSIDTEEMVRGQPMDAVVLVGGCDKTVPAQLMGAVSANVPAIQVVTGPMMTGRWRGERLGACTDCRRFWAKFRAGEIDQDTIEEVEGNLATTAGTCAVMGTASTMASLAEALGMMLPGTAAIPAVHADRIRAAEASGAAAMMLAAKQITPDRIVTEKSVENALRVLLAIGGSTNAIIHLTAIAGRAGVTIDLNRLNELSDTTPVLVDLKPTGPFYMEDLHVAGGIGAVLRELKPLLHLDALTVSGETLGERLAAEPGFVDRAVVRTREEPLQPEGGLVALFGSLAPRGAILKRAAADPKLFEKEARAVVFTSLEDLAARIDDPDLDVTADDMLVLQNAGPLSPSGMPEAGYLPIPSKLARAGVKDMVRISDARMSGTAYGTIVLHVSPDSASGGPLGLVRNGDRIRLSVKERRIDLLVAEDELARRRAELPAAPPPPKRGYARLYKEQVLQADEGCDFDMLRADPSR
- a CDS encoding GntR family transcriptional regulator is translated as MAEPARDDTPTPLPAAIAAALEEDIVFGRLHPRERLVEEELTARFRATRHAIRQALSELERMGLVERIPNRGALVKAYSLAEVEQLYALRALLEREAARQMPLPPPEEALAALRGVQAAHDRAVAEGDARAAFRANLAFHRAFFGCCGNAFLAETIEHLALRAHAIRFAAVPDPAALARAREEHHAMLAALEGADRDALLRLCEAHLVPSRQAYLRAQAAFLA
- the sugE gene encoding quaternary ammonium compound efflux SMR transporter SugE, producing the protein MAWIYLLFAGLLEIGWAVGLKYAHGFTRLVPSLLTIASMAASLALLGLALRSLPLGSAYAIWTGIGTVGTALLGIALFGEPATAARLLCIAMIAGGIIGLKLVS